A single Candoia aspera isolate rCanAsp1 chromosome 5, rCanAsp1.hap2, whole genome shotgun sequence DNA region contains:
- the SMS gene encoding spermine synthase, giving the protein MAAARHRTLDFMLSATADCNAIFEGLQSVFQKQGMTETIHNWENHGYLATYVNKNGCFANLRIYPHGLVLVDVQSYNDLNERGEETDQLLNKVEEKMKELFHRRIKRIKRLPVIMRGDAIDRYWPTADGRLVEYDIDEIVYDEESAYQNIKILHSKQFGNILILSGDVNLAESDLAYTQAIMGGGKEDYTDKEVLILGGGDGGILCEIVKMKPKMVTMVEIDQMVIDGCRKYMRKTCGDVLDNLKGECYQVLIEDCIPVLKRYAKEERMFDYVINDLTAVPISTSPEEDSTWEFLRIILDLSMRVLKPDGKYFTQGNCVNLTEALSLYEEQLGRLYCPVEFSKEVVCVPSYMELWVFYTIWKKSGI; this is encoded by the exons CTGATTGTAATGCCATTTTTGAAGGTCTACAGTCTGTCTTCCAAAAGCAGGGAATGACAGAGACTATACATAACTGGGAAAATCATGGTTACCTAGCAACATATGTCAACAAAAATGGCTG CTTTGCGAATCTGAGAATTTATCCTCATGGTTTGGTTTTGGTTGATGTACAGAGCTATAATGATTTGAATgaaagaggagaagaaacagACCAG CTTCTAAATAAggtagaagaaaaaatgaaagaactgTTCCATAGACGTATCAAAAGGATAAAACG ATTGCCAGTCATTATGAGAGGGGATGCCATTGATAGATACTGGCCTACAGCGGATGGGCGATTGGTGGAATATGACATAGATGAAATTGTTTATGATGAGGAATCAGCTTATCAGAATATTAAAATTTTACACTCAAAACAATTTGGAAATATTCTTATCCTCAGTGGGGATGTTA ATCTGGCAGAAAGTGACCTAGCATATACCCAAGCTATAATGGGAGGTGGTAAGGAAGATTACACTGACAAAGAAGTGCTCATTCTTGGAGGTGGTGATGGGGGAATATTGTGTGAAATCGTAAAAATGAAACCAAAGATGGTCACCATGGTAGAG ATTGACCAAATGGTGATTGACGGGTGTCGAAAATACATGCGTAAAACATGCGGAGATGTATTGGACAATCTAAAAGGAGAATGCTATcag GTACTAATAGAAGATTGTATCCCAGTCCTGAAGAGGTATGCCAAAGAAGAAAGAATGTTTGATTATGTAATTAATGACTTGACAGCTGTTCCAATCTCCACATCTCCAGAAGAAG attCCACATGGGAGTTTCTACGGATAATTCTGGACCTTTCAATGAGAGTCTTGAAACCTGACGGAAAATATTTCACCCAG GGAAATTGTGTCAATCTCACTGAAGCCTTGTCTCTCTATGAAGAACAGCTTGGCAGATTATATTGTCCTGTGGAATTCTCAAAAGAAGTTGTATGTGTCCCCTCATACATGGAGCT ATGGGTATTTTATACTATTTGGAAGAAGTCTGGTATTTGA